The DNA sequence CATCCGTGCCCCTTAACGATGAATTCTCTCCGCCCGCAGATAAAAAATGCCCCACCGGCTGGAAGAAGTTTCAAGGCAGCTGCTACTACATTTCCGCTGGCAAGAAAAAATGGAAGGACAGTCGGGACTATTGCAAAATGAAGAAAGCGGATCTGGCAATCATAAAGACCCAGGAGGAGATGGTTTGTCCTTATTCACACTTGTCTGTTTAGTCCTCTGCAACAGGTTTGGTGTCACTAAACGCAGCACTAAAGCTCTGCTTGCTTTCATAGAGATTCCTCAACAACTTGTTTAGTAGCAACAAAGAGGTCTGGATCGGACTGACGGATGGAGGCTTGGAAGGCCAGTGGAAGTGGGTGGATGGAACCCCACTGACCACAACGTGAGGATTCCTGTTTTAAAGGGTCATTTTgcagttggtgtgtgtgtgtgttggagcgACTTCACTCCAGTGTTTCTTGTGATGCTGCAGGTTCTGGGGCGACAACCAGCCCAACAGCTACGATGGGAGGAACCAGGACTGTGTGGAGTTCTGGCACCTGGCGTCAAGAGACGGGAGCTGGAACGACGAGCACTGTAATGTCGAAAATAACTGGATGTGTGAGATGTAGATGATTTGAAATTGATGTAGCGCTCAAGTCGGAGCCAAAAGAGAGACATGCTGAATTGTGCTTTGATCGGAATCAGTGAACACGGGCTGTGATTATTAGGGAATAAAAGCTGCTTGTAGCGTTGATAAATGACAGGAATAATGCCTACAGCTGTAATATTTACCTGCAACAAATGTCCTTGCTTTACAGTCACTGAAATCAACACGTGCTAATAAAGACCAAATAAAGGATGTATGCTTATGTAAAGGATACCCCTGGCGTTGCTCTGGAAACCATCACAGCTTATTACTACTAAAATTGATTTGGTGAGATTTTACCATTAAAATCTGTGCTATCATCACATTCTTAGCATCCTTTAGCAGTGTGTAATTGTGCACACTTGCATGTATACTGACACAATAATACTTACATGTTTGAATCGGACATTTGGGCTTCACATCTGTTTTGTAACCTGGCGTCAAACATGGGCAGCAAAAAATAAAGTAGTGTATTTTTATTGGACATACAGGGGGGTGAAAGGGAACAATtaatggacacacacatacagacacattaAAGTCTCGTGCTGCTTTTACAACAGGTTTCACGactgagaaaacaaaacaaaccaaaaattaCAGAATATTTTGTGACCCGGTCAAGTGTGGTTGTTTGCCAGTTACTATATATGTGCTGTAGATATGAATCTTTTATTTCTCAATAATACGGTATGTCCGTGATTATGGGATTTATTTCATAATTTTTCATTCTTCTAATATCAGATTTACGTACTGcccaacactgccccctgctggagaacgTGAGTCAACGAAGCCACATTTTCACTATAAGGTGGACGTTGGCAGTGATGTTATTCTAATTCGTAATTTGTGCCTTCCAGCTTGAAGCTACATTAACCGAGGctcagaaaagaggaagatttAAGACTGCTGAAACCCTCCAAGCTGAAACATTTAACAGCAATTTTGCCACAAGCTGAGGAAGCTGCaccaggggggggggcatttataCAACTACTCACTGTAAACTAGTTTTCAGGCAGCAACTGAGTAGCAGCTGGTTAACAATGAAACTCCAAGTCCTTCATGATGAAGATGGGACTCTCAGGGTAGCTCTGAAGGATCCAGACACGGAAACAATGTTTCCAGGGAcaaatctgtttaaaaaaataacattttaaaataagacGGGTCAAAAGACCCATTTCTTTAGTGTATGAAGAGGCGACGGTTCATTAGTTGTTTTAACTTGGTTTATTTACATTGCATTCTTTAAAAAGATGTTTAACAATGTACAGATGGGTCATTAAAACCATAGGATGGCATAAAATAAGCATCTAATATGAGACAGTCCAGGTTCCATTCAAATTACCAGTAAGAACTGATGTCCAGCAACTTTTTATATGTGAATAAGTTATTAAATTTGTTGCTTTTGCTTATATGAAGGTGCATAGAGAAAGACTTAAATAGTATATATGGCTATTAAAAGCTATACTGTAGCTCTAAcacccccccggccccccccccccacacacacacacactgttttaaAATTAAACTCCACAAACAGGGTTTTCATGTCACCATACtgcaaccatggcaaccaatCTTCAAACGTGCACAACTTTATGTCAAGTCAAGTAACGTAGGTAAACTGCATATTTAATGGACATTTCCTGACCCACGAATCTCATAAACGGGGGCAACTGTCGCTGCAGTCTAACTTCAGCCGGTGGCAACTTCATTTTGTGATTAATATCGATTCAAAATCAACAAATGCTTTGGTCAAACGTCTCCTTCGTGGCCGCTCTGTCAATGCATATTACATTCATGAAATGGAAACACAGTAACTAAGGTAAGAGAGGGGCCGGAACTcaagaaaaccaaaaacagaCATGGATTTTTACACAGGGAGGATCTGGACACACGCTAACAGTGTCTGCTCCACGTTGGTgacctgcagagctccagcGTGGCGGCCTCAGCGAGACATCATTCGCACAAACTCTGCAAGGAGACAACGCACATGAGTGTCGGCGAATCCCCGCATGCTGCGGCCCCGCACGTGCGAATCGCTCACCCTCAAAATCCACCTGCCCGTCGCCGTTCAGGTCCACGTCCCGTAAGATCTCGTCGATCTCACGGTGGTTGAGCTGCTCTCCCATCAGCTTCTTCATGGCCTCCCTCAGCTCTCCGAGACTGATCTGGCCATCTCCATCGGAgtcaaactgggaaaaaaaccaaacgaATCCAAGTTTGAGATGCTTCCGGGTGAGCGATTGTCCTCTTAATGGTGATTCCACGCATCTGGAGCGAGTGCAGACCTCTTTGAAGGCGTCTCTCAGCTCCTTCACACCGATCATATCTGCAGTCTCAGCCAGCATCTTGGGACCCATCAGCTCTACAAAGTCCTCAAAGTCCACCCTGCCcccacctggaggaggaagaagcccCGTTATGATGATGAGCAGACAGGTTGTCTGACGGAGGTGTGATTAATCAGGGACTAGCCGAGCCCTGGCTGATACACACCAGCAACGACCGTTTATATTCCACCCTGGAAATGTGCCTAAAAAAGGTCTGACATCATTACACGTGATCTTTGCCCCCATTTCATCATGGAAAACCAACTATTTGCACGTTGTTCCGACTAAACTGAAATGCTGAATGGACCCAAGTGTCTGGAATGCCCccgtcaaccccccccccttctattaAAAACATCCATGTCTGGATGAGGAGCGGATTTAGAAACAGAACCTCCAGTCTGTGATGAGAGTCTGCTGGTTACTGGGAGGTCGTGGAGAGTGTGTTGGATCCAGCAGCGGGCTGCATccctcatgtgtgtgtgggactcACAGATCTGCTGACTCAGCTCTATCAGTTCCATCTCCGTGGGCATGTATCCCATGGTCCTCATGCACTCTCCCAGGTCCTTATAGCTGATGAAGCCGTCTTTGTCTTTGTCGAACTCCCTGAAAGCCTCCCGAAGCTCTGCGGGGGATTAAAGATGGATGCGGCTGAACGGACCCAAGTGGAGATTGTGTAAAAACAATaagtaaaaataaatccagCGTCCTTTAGGAAATGTAGGATTTATTATTCATCTGTCTCGTGAGCTTTCTGAcgggaaaagaaggagaaagtAGACGCCCTTTCTGGCTTTGCTGAATAATTTGATATTTGTCCTCATGTTGCatctgatcacatgaccaccTTAGAGGTCGAATGCAACAGTTGATATATACCCTGAGGGGGTTAAGGTCCTTAAGAACCAGATAATAAGCAGAGAATCTTCGTTATAGATCGGTTTAGGAGTGCGGCTACAGTTGTAACTCCTCAGTTCAGCCTCAGCCTGACCCTAACTTTACCTTTAACAGGCTAATTCTCCTCCCGGTGTCACCGATTCCCTGTGTGAAGTTTCTCTGCCGTTTAATCCACAATCAAACCTTTGCCGCGACTTTGGAATACGAAAGCCCGGAGAAAACGTAGCTGAACTCTCCTTAAATTGTGAAGAATAATCTTTTCCTTTGAATGCTAATCCTCCTTTGATCTCTCGCAGCTCTATCATTGACATTCAGGAGGCAAAAGAGCCTTTTGGAAATGCCGGAAAAGCCTTTTCCACTACAGAGTTAGAAGCTTTAAAGGTTCAAAGAGGTTGGTAAACAAGACAGGGGAGCAGGGGTTTGGATTGAGACGTCTCTGGACTGTACCTTCCATCTCCTCTGGCCGTAGATCTCTGTCCTATAGTGCAGACAGAAAACGTTAGAGACGCATCAGCTGACTGTCGGTATCAGGTCTGTCTCCTCACAAACCACAGCACCATTGGGTTCCTTCACTCCTGCAAAGCCTTTTCAGTCAGGGGATTATCAGGTTTTTGATGGGACAGACCATAACCGCCCCTTTAGCTGGTCTGCTACATGATTTCCTGTCCACTCTCATGGCTTTAGAGGACATCTCCTCCACACCGAGACACAATATTTCTGAAAATAACACATATTTCTAtggttttagctttttttttaaagttcagtTGGAACGCTTGCAGCAGCCCAGGAAGGTTCCGACTGTCCTCTGTCCAGCGTCAGACATCAGCGTGGACAAAAGGTGATCCGGGGCTACGTTTGACATGGGCAGCAGGAATAATACAAGGCTGGATTAGCGTgtagagggggagagagaacaGTGACGGGGGGATTAGAGCTGTAAATTTTATTCCAAATCACCCAGGCTTATCCCTgttttttcatttctctttctctgattCTTTTCATCTGCGTCTGCAACTTCTCTGCGTTCGGCCTGACGAGCGTCACCAGCCCGGGACTCTGGTCGGCCCGGCGCCACGTCGACGGTCAGCACCGCCGCGCCTAAAACGCAGATGTTTGCTCCGGCGACTTTAAACTTTAATCCAGATCATCGGCGCATTTTTCAAGATTATTgtgaaaatgaattaaaaaatgtcaaaaaaatcaaatcctACACTGTCGGGACATTTATTCCACTTATGGTTATTTAGCcaatttatgaaaaaaaaaaggagattatGGGAGACTAATCACCCACGTGGGCTCAAAAA is a window from the Takifugu rubripes chromosome 17, fTakRub1.2, whole genome shotgun sequence genome containing:
- the cabp2a gene encoding calcium-binding protein 2a isoform X2 — encoded protein: MSDAKSVSVMEAPEGKLIKKGSIKKKLESFRRWSSASMKRPPKPKAKTMSLSSPVGDPDETWLREGDRRKLRPIVDSVFGQDRDLRPEEMEELREAFREFDKDKDGFISYKDLGECMRTMGYMPTEMELIELSQQICGGRVDFEDFVELMGPKMLAETADMIGVKELRDAFKEFDSDGDGQISLGELREAMKKLMGEQLNHREIDEILRDVDLNGDGQVDFEEFVRMMSR
- the cabp2a gene encoding calcium-binding protein 2a isoform X1; this translates as MGNVNKASKNSSQRKKGEPAAVEGSGATLSAAVLGGLGGAGEADPDDEEQRDFDDPLCALVKNCNVLHNIVGPACIFLRQGFAQSQLDRDLRPEEMEELREAFREFDKDKDGFISYKDLGECMRTMGYMPTEMELIELSQQICGGRVDFEDFVELMGPKMLAETADMIGVKELRDAFKEFDSDGDGQISLGELREAMKKLMGEQLNHREIDEILRDVDLNGDGQVDFEEFVRMMSR